The Mercurialis annua linkage group LG8, ddMerAnnu1.2, whole genome shotgun sequence genome window below encodes:
- the LOC126661900 gene encoding uncharacterized protein LOC126661900 has product MISNLSMFLLFQTQPSDLNKLLLTATKIKQQNKNNKELTTTGNPSSASPPFVNASASPSLFSNQLVIHTSAVYQRICRLSTHLPPLQLHCPHQLIFYASALQNQSITQITMIDEREKRPP; this is encoded by the exons CTCAGCCATCAGATCTCAATAAGCTTCTTCTTACTGCCACCAAAATCAAGCAacaaaataagaataataaagAACTCACCACAACAGGAAACCCGTCATCAGCATCTCCGCCGTTTGTCAATGCCTCTGCCTCTCCATCTCTATTTTCCAACCAGCTTGTTATCCACac CTCTGCCGTCTATCAACGCATTTGCCGCCTATCAACGCATCTGCCTCCTTTGCAGCTCCATTGTCCACACCAGCTCATCTTCTACGCCTCTGCC CTTCAGAATCAGTCAATTACTCAAATTACAATGATAGACGAGAGAGAGAAACGACCGCCATAG